One Methanothermobacter tenebrarum DNA segment encodes these proteins:
- a CDS encoding sensor histidine kinase encodes MIEAYSTKKVPKMEFIRLFADEINEAISKIITQMNLQQSLHEKEALLREVHHRVKNNLQIISSLLSLQAKYCGSEEVKNILSDSQARIKSLALVHEKLYKTETITNISSKDYLESLARDLINFQAPRPIKIRLETDIDDIPLEMDKCIPLGLITNELIMNSMKHAFPEKEGIISVKFKCREDKCNLEISDNGKGLPEDFDIEKVSSLGLQLVIGLVRQLDGEFKIESDGGTSFTMNFPL; translated from the coding sequence GTGATAGAAGCCTATAGTACCAAGAAAGTGCCTAAAATGGAATTTATCAGATTATTTGCTGATGAGATAAATGAGGCTATTTCGAAGATAATAACCCAGATGAACCTCCAGCAGTCACTCCATGAAAAGGAGGCTCTGCTAAGGGAAGTTCACCATCGCGTGAAAAATAACCTACAAATCATATCAAGTCTATTATCATTGCAAGCAAAATATTGTGGAAGTGAAGAAGTGAAAAATATCCTATCAGACAGCCAAGCAAGGATAAAATCCCTCGCACTAGTACATGAGAAACTCTACAAGACAGAAACCATCACCAATATAAGCTCCAAAGACTACCTAGAAAGTCTTGCCCGAGACCTTATAAACTTCCAAGCCCCAAGGCCAATAAAAATACGCCTAGAAACTGATATAGATGATATACCCCTTGAAATGGACAAGTGCATACCCCTTGGACTCATAACAAACGAACTTATAATGAACTCCATGAAACATGCTTTCCCAGAAAAAGAGGGGATAATAAGCGTGAAATTTAAATGCCGAGAAGATAAATGCAACCTTGAAATATCAGATAATGGTAAGGGCCTCCCGGAAGATTTTGACATTGAAAAGGTATCATCCCTTGGCTTGCAGCTCGTCATAGGCCTTGTAAGACAATTGGATGGAGAATTCAAGATAGAATCAGATGGTGGGACATCATTCACTATGAACTTCCCACTCTAG
- a CDS encoding putative PEP-binding protein has translation MELIKGIGASPYIRSGRVKKIESFKDMMSIEGGEIIVTPRVSRDMLPQLKRVGAVVTDYGGLTSHVAITLRELKIPCVVGTEKATQILEDDMVVTVDGKTGNIYEGVMEWEEIIEELPLEDTATTLMTNLNIPSIADRIADYADGIGSVRIEHMVIETGKHPYRLLEEGRLTDVLKKGLEFVLESFYPKPVWFRTFDIPTDELRNLQGGDVEPEEPNPLLGFRGIYKDLRDVEVLKAEFRAIKELIDDGYSNLGLKFPFVRDGSEYLSAKRILEECGLKPHRDLEVGLSVETPSAALQIREFIDYGLDFVSIGMSDLAMCTLAVDRRGVRVAKLFDLTHPALLGLVDNIIRVCSREGIKTCIAGYAATDYNIVEKLIRMGVDGISTNPDQLLKMRVFITRIEKSILLETLRGG, from the coding sequence ATGGAACTCATCAAAGGTATAGGGGCCAGCCCTTATATTAGAAGCGGACGAGTGAAAAAGATAGAATCCTTCAAGGATATGATGTCTATTGAGGGCGGGGAGATCATAGTAACGCCAAGGGTATCAAGGGACATGCTCCCCCAACTAAAAAGAGTAGGCGCGGTTGTGACAGACTATGGTGGCCTCACAAGTCATGTTGCCATCACACTCCGAGAATTGAAAATACCATGTGTAGTAGGGACCGAGAAAGCCACCCAGATCCTAGAGGATGATATGGTGGTTACAGTTGATGGCAAAACCGGTAACATTTATGAGGGTGTGATGGAATGGGAAGAAATTATAGAGGAGCTGCCTCTTGAGGATACTGCGACAACGCTAATGACGAACCTGAACATACCATCAATCGCGGATAGGATAGCAGATTATGCTGATGGTATAGGATCTGTTAGAATAGAACATATGGTTATAGAAACAGGTAAACACCCTTATAGGCTCCTAGAGGAGGGCAGGTTAACTGATGTTCTGAAAAAGGGTCTTGAGTTCGTCCTTGAATCCTTTTATCCTAAACCTGTATGGTTTAGGACATTTGACATCCCTACTGATGAGTTGAGGAACCTTCAAGGGGGGGATGTGGAACCAGAAGAACCAAACCCACTATTGGGCTTCAGGGGCATCTACAAGGATCTTAGGGACGTTGAAGTGCTAAAGGCAGAATTCAGGGCGATAAAAGAGCTTATAGATGATGGATATTCCAACCTCGGCCTCAAGTTCCCCTTTGTAAGGGATGGGAGCGAATACTTGTCCGCTAAGAGAATATTAGAAGAGTGTGGTTTGAAACCTCACCGCGACCTTGAAGTTGGATTATCAGTGGAAACGCCATCAGCCGCCTTACAAATTAGAGAATTCATAGATTATGGTCTTGATTTTGTATCCATTGGGATGAGCGATCTTGCCATGTGCACCCTAGCAGTGGACAGGAGGGGTGTGAGGGTTGCGAAACTATTCGATTTAACCCATCCAGCTCTTCTTGGACTCGTAGATAATATTATCAGAGTATGTTCTAGGGAGGGAATAAAAACGTGTATAGCCGGGTATGCAGCAACAGATTATAATATTGTGGAAAAACTTATAAGAATGGGCGTGGATGGCATATCAACAAACCCTGATCAACTCTTAAAGATGAGAGTTTTCATCACAAGAATTGAAAAGAGCATACTCTTAGAAACTCTAAGGGGAGGCTAG
- a CDS encoding DUF368 domain-containing protein, translating into MRIASFIAIFLRGFLMGTADTIPGVSGGTMALITGIYERLVHAISKIRFRFLKPLLRADFKSSIKLAKEEIDFELFIPLLLGIGTAILTISRIISFLITYYMAYTYSFFLGLILASAYLVFNRIDGFSLKNLISAIIGFLFAFFFVGLNPIQANHSLPIIFMSGAIAICAMILPGISGAFMLLLLNQYEYMLKALAKFSIPDIITFIGGAAIGILSFSKFLDYLLKNHEAVTMAFLVGLMIGTLRLPYSKMSIIQSTPSLIFAVIIAIIGFFIVFLIEKRFHYIEY; encoded by the coding sequence ATGAGGATTGCAAGTTTCATCGCAATATTCTTAAGGGGTTTCCTCATGGGCACGGCTGATACGATCCCTGGAGTTTCAGGGGGGACAATGGCACTTATAACAGGAATATATGAAAGATTAGTCCATGCTATAAGTAAAATCAGATTCAGATTCCTAAAACCCCTCCTCAGAGCCGACTTCAAATCTTCCATAAAATTGGCTAAAGAAGAAATAGACTTCGAATTATTCATACCACTACTTCTCGGGATAGGAACAGCCATTTTAACAATATCAAGGATTATATCTTTCCTCATAACCTATTATATGGCATACACTTATTCATTCTTCCTGGGGCTCATATTAGCCTCAGCTTACTTAGTCTTCAATAGGATAGACGGTTTTTCATTAAAAAATCTCATCTCGGCTATTATAGGGTTCCTTTTCGCCTTTTTCTTCGTGGGTTTAAACCCCATCCAAGCAAACCATAGCCTGCCCATAATATTCATGTCAGGGGCTATCGCCATATGTGCAATGATACTACCAGGGATTTCAGGAGCGTTCATGTTATTACTCCTTAACCAATATGAGTACATGCTCAAAGCCCTTGCCAAGTTCTCAATCCCAGATATTATAACATTCATCGGAGGCGCGGCCATAGGGATCCTAAGCTTTTCCAAGTTCCTTGATTATCTTCTCAAAAATCATGAAGCTGTGACAATGGCATTCCTTGTGGGCTTAATGATAGGAACCTTGAGACTCCCATATAGTAAAATGTCCATCATACAATCCACGCCCTCCTTGATCTTCGCAGTTATAATAGCCATCATCGGATTCTTCATAGTCTTCCTAATCGAGAAGAGATTCCACTACATCGAATATTAA
- a CDS encoding cation:proton antiporter, with the protein MEYVAFSIAIIIILGLLLGRIFEKIKLPGLLGILILGMLLGPHGLNLISKDILAISGDLRIIALIIILLRAGFGINIESLRKAGMAAVKMSFIPDCIEGFTIMIIASLLLGLPLIEAGILGFVIAAVSPAVIVPQMLSFIERRMGTAKGIPTLILTGASIDDVISITIFSIFLGIYTGKEINIVKEILGVPLSILLGILGGAAIGFFLIQVFKRFKMRDSEKTLIVLATAILFKNMGDILNSYIPIAALIGVMVIGLVILEKMPEVGLKLSKKFNKIWIFAEILLFVLVGAQVDLNLLLKAGFIGVVIIILGLLARSLGVYISLLGTQLNLKERIFCIFAYIPKATVQAAIGAIPLSLGVAHGELILAMAVLSIIFTAPLGALTVKIAGEKFLEAERIV; encoded by the coding sequence ATGGAGTATGTTGCATTTAGTATAGCTATTATTATCATTCTAGGACTTCTTTTAGGCAGAATATTCGAAAAAATCAAATTACCGGGACTTTTAGGAATACTCATTCTTGGCATGTTACTAGGCCCCCATGGCTTGAATCTCATCTCAAAGGATATATTAGCCATTTCAGGCGACCTTAGGATCATAGCCCTCATAATAATCCTGTTAAGAGCTGGTTTCGGTATAAACATTGAAAGTCTTAGAAAAGCTGGCATGGCCGCAGTTAAGATGAGCTTCATCCCTGATTGCATTGAAGGCTTTACCATAATGATAATAGCTTCTCTCCTACTGGGTTTGCCCTTAATAGAAGCTGGTATACTTGGATTTGTCATAGCAGCTGTCTCACCTGCAGTTATAGTCCCCCAAATGTTATCATTCATTGAACGGCGGATGGGAACAGCTAAGGGCATACCAACCTTAATCCTCACAGGAGCCTCAATAGATGATGTGATTTCAATAACAATATTTTCAATATTCCTTGGAATCTACACTGGAAAGGAGATAAATATTGTGAAGGAGATTTTGGGAGTACCCTTATCCATACTTTTAGGTATACTGGGAGGAGCTGCCATAGGTTTTTTCCTTATCCAAGTTTTCAAAAGATTTAAGATGAGAGATAGTGAAAAGACCCTCATAGTCCTCGCGACAGCAATTCTCTTCAAGAATATGGGGGACATTCTCAATTCATACATTCCTATCGCAGCACTCATAGGTGTCATGGTCATAGGCCTTGTAATATTGGAGAAAATGCCTGAAGTGGGATTAAAATTGTCAAAGAAATTTAATAAAATATGGATATTCGCAGAGATACTCCTATTTGTCCTTGTAGGCGCGCAAGTCGACCTCAACCTTCTTTTAAAGGCCGGTTTTATAGGGGTCGTGATTATCATCCTAGGACTTTTAGCTAGGAGCCTTGGCGTCTACATATCACTTTTAGGCACACAATTAAATTTAAAAGAAAGGATATTCTGCATATTCGCATATATACCAAAGGCGACAGTACAAGCCGCCATAGGTGCAATACCATTATCTTTAGGGGTGGCCCATGGAGAATTGATATTAGCCATGGCTGTACTATCAATAATATTCACAGCACCCCTTGGCGCTTTGACGGTTAAAATTGCAGGTGAAAAGTTCCTTGAAGCCGAAAGGATCGTATAA
- a CDS encoding FeoA family protein, translated as MITLKNLKTGKNAIVREITGGIGLKRRLESLNIRVGKKIRKVSTLPFRGPIIIEVDNCKIAIGRGMAGKILVEVIDENTPHGKP; from the coding sequence ATGATCACCCTAAAAAACCTTAAAACAGGAAAAAATGCCATAGTACGTGAGATAACAGGGGGGATCGGCCTAAAAAGGCGGCTAGAATCCCTTAATATAAGGGTTGGGAAGAAGATCCGGAAAGTATCAACTTTACCATTCCGCGGTCCTATAATCATCGAAGTTGACAATTGCAAGATAGCCATAGGCAGGGGCATGGCAGGTAAGATCCTAGTGGAGGTAATAGATGAAAATACTCCTCATGGGAAACCCTAA
- a CDS encoding ferrous iron transporter B, translating to MKILLMGNPNVGKSVVFSRLTGANVVASNYPGTTVEYTKGTLKVDDEKIEVIDVPGTYSLTPFCKAEEVARDMFLKENPDLILNVLDSTNLERNLYLTLQILEKRMPTIIVLNMWDLAKRKGVHLNIKKLQESLGVPVIPVTAVSGEGIKQLVHLIKKILEKKEEHTPSIPEMGDEEKWKFIGKLLLEIQKIEHRHPTLLEKLEDASVHPLLGVLIGLIVAYLTLQFIIGIGEFLTGKILDPFFYNYYGPFITRIVESAFPKGPIHDILVGTGYNYMESFGLLTTGIYVPVAIVLPYVSLFYLVLGFLEDLGYLPRLAVLTDNIMHKLGLHGASIISLILGLGCNVPGVLATRILEDERERFIALTLLSISVPCMAQTAVIIGLLGPYGIKYIAMVYGTLLTIYITAGYILNKIMKGESPEIFLEIPPYKIPHMGTLLKKTWTRIRGFLIEAIPFVFLGILLVNLLYVAGIMQILTSILAPIFSGVLGLPKEAATTLIIGFLRKDIATGLLAPLHLSPEQLVVATTVLAIYFPCIATFVVLAKEIGVKGMIKIGILMVTLAFLVGGIQHLILQTII from the coding sequence ATGAAAATACTCCTCATGGGAAACCCTAACGTTGGCAAAAGTGTTGTCTTTTCAAGACTAACAGGTGCAAATGTCGTTGCATCAAATTATCCAGGTACAACAGTGGAATACACCAAGGGAACCCTCAAGGTGGATGATGAAAAAATCGAGGTAATAGACGTCCCGGGCACTTATTCTTTAACACCATTTTGTAAGGCCGAAGAAGTTGCAAGGGACATGTTCCTCAAAGAAAACCCAGACCTAATATTAAATGTGCTTGATTCAACAAACCTAGAACGGAATCTTTATCTAACACTCCAGATACTAGAAAAGAGGATGCCCACCATAATCGTTCTTAACATGTGGGATCTTGCAAAAAGAAAAGGAGTCCACCTCAACATTAAAAAACTCCAGGAAAGCCTAGGAGTCCCAGTAATACCAGTGACCGCAGTAAGCGGGGAAGGAATAAAACAACTAGTACACCTAATAAAAAAAATACTAGAAAAAAAAGAAGAACACACCCCAAGTATCCCGGAGATGGGTGATGAGGAAAAATGGAAATTCATAGGCAAACTACTACTAGAAATACAAAAGATAGAACATAGACACCCTACATTACTTGAAAAACTCGAAGACGCATCAGTACATCCCCTACTCGGAGTCCTAATAGGATTAATAGTAGCATACCTCACATTACAGTTTATAATAGGTATCGGAGAATTCCTCACCGGGAAAATCCTAGACCCATTCTTCTACAACTACTACGGCCCATTCATAACAAGGATCGTGGAATCAGCGTTCCCAAAAGGCCCCATACATGACATACTAGTAGGTACGGGCTACAATTACATGGAATCATTCGGGCTTCTGACAACAGGCATATACGTGCCGGTTGCAATCGTATTACCATACGTGTCACTATTTTACCTTGTGTTAGGCTTCCTTGAAGATCTCGGGTATCTGCCAAGGCTCGCAGTACTCACAGATAATATAATGCACAAGCTAGGATTGCACGGAGCCTCCATAATCTCACTCATACTAGGACTTGGATGTAACGTGCCAGGAGTCCTTGCCACAAGAATACTAGAAGATGAAAGGGAAAGATTCATAGCCCTAACACTACTATCAATATCTGTGCCGTGCATGGCCCAGACAGCAGTTATAATAGGACTACTAGGACCCTACGGTATAAAATATATTGCAATGGTATATGGGACGCTACTAACAATCTATATAACCGCTGGGTACATCCTAAACAAGATCATGAAAGGCGAAAGCCCCGAAATATTCCTTGAAATACCACCATACAAAATACCCCACATGGGGACGCTGCTTAAAAAAACATGGACCCGCATAAGAGGATTCCTCATAGAAGCCATACCATTCGTCTTCCTAGGAATCCTACTAGTAAACCTATTATATGTAGCGGGTATAATGCAGATCCTGACAAGCATACTTGCACCCATATTCTCAGGAGTGCTAGGCCTGCCCAAGGAAGCCGCAACTACCCTAATAATAGGATTCTTGAGAAAGGATATTGCCACTGGCCTGCTAGCACCACTACACCTCAGCCCAGAACAGCTAGTAGTGGCAACAACTGTCCTAGCGATCTATTTCCCATGTATTGCAACATTCGTAGTCCTTGCAAAGGAGATAGGGGTCAAGGGCATGATAAAAATAGGAATACTCATGGTGACACTAGCATTTCTTGTGGGTGGCATACAACACCTAATTCTACAAACAATTATATGA
- a CDS encoding MFS transporter produces MKRAGKFIILLGLVSLFADMTYEGARGITGPFLLMLGASATMVGFASGLGELSGYIIRLFSGYVADKTRRYWLITFTGYIMNLVVVPLLALAFNWQLAILLIILERIGKGFRTPARDVMLSYATSQVGHGWGFGIHEALDQVGAILGPLMVFLVLYFRGGYRTGFTFLGLPAVFAILTLVVAYFLFPSPHELEVGRAEPLRSPGSVFWLYLGVVCLIGVGYADFPLIGYHFKNVMLFGDFMIPVLYALAMLVDALSALLFGKFFDYYGFKVMIVSVILSSLFAPLAFLGGVLAAVFGVILWGVGMGAQESIMRAAIARIIPSDRRGSAYGIFNLLFGFSWFLGSLFMGIFYEISLLALVIFSVIMQLLAVPLLIRIEKSV; encoded by the coding sequence ATGAAGAGAGCGGGTAAATTTATAATACTCCTAGGATTGGTCAGTCTCTTTGCTGACATGACATATGAGGGTGCGAGGGGGATAACAGGACCGTTCCTTTTAATGCTAGGTGCAAGCGCCACGATGGTAGGTTTCGCCAGTGGCCTGGGGGAACTTTCAGGTTATATTATACGACTTTTCTCGGGGTATGTTGCTGATAAGACTCGTCGTTACTGGCTCATCACATTCACAGGTTATATTATGAATTTGGTGGTTGTCCCATTGCTTGCATTGGCCTTTAATTGGCAGTTAGCAATCCTATTGATAATCCTTGAAAGGATAGGGAAGGGTTTCAGGACACCAGCTAGGGATGTTATGTTGTCATATGCTACAAGCCAGGTAGGTCATGGGTGGGGTTTTGGCATCCACGAGGCCCTCGACCAGGTAGGGGCGATATTGGGGCCTTTGATGGTCTTTCTTGTATTATATTTTAGAGGGGGTTATAGGACAGGTTTCACATTCCTTGGATTGCCTGCGGTTTTTGCCATTTTAACGTTAGTGGTGGCATATTTTCTATTTCCAAGCCCGCATGAATTGGAGGTTGGGAGAGCAGAACCCTTAAGGTCTCCCGGGTCGGTTTTCTGGTTGTATCTTGGTGTTGTATGTCTTATAGGTGTTGGTTATGCTGATTTCCCCCTTATTGGATACCATTTTAAGAATGTGATGTTATTTGGGGATTTTATGATACCTGTATTGTACGCCCTTGCGATGCTTGTGGATGCTCTTTCAGCATTATTATTTGGGAAATTTTTCGATTATTATGGTTTCAAGGTTATGATAGTATCTGTCATATTATCTTCATTATTCGCTCCTTTAGCATTCCTTGGTGGTGTGCTGGCGGCCGTTTTTGGTGTTATATTGTGGGGTGTTGGCATGGGCGCCCAAGAGTCTATTATGAGAGCTGCTATAGCAAGGATAATCCCATCCGATAGGCGCGGGTCCGCCTATGGAATCTTCAATTTACTATTCGGCTTTTCATGGTTCCTTGGCAGCCTCTTTATGGGTATATTCTATGAGATCTCATTGTTAGCATTGGTCATCTTTTCGGTTATAATGCAACTTCTAGCTGTTCCTTTACTTATCAGGATAGAAAAGAGCGTATGA
- a CDS encoding DUF1614 domain-containing protein, which produces MNKYQGFHHRSQSLFLFILLLLFLPFLFLVFAGSVMIAFTRLGIPLPLAYSLFWLSLIGSSINIPIKEWISEVEEIREIRFFGINYRIPYHGMKKTVLAVNLGGAIIPLTIVAYELLRLSGNPHLLSNSILGIIIVTVVCKIFARPIKGLGIAIPAFIPPITAAITALIIGGENPVVVAYISGTMGALIGADILNLHRIKDLGAPIASIGGAGTFDGIFLSGIIAVLLI; this is translated from the coding sequence ATGAACAAATATCAGGGTTTCCATCATAGGAGCCAATCACTATTCCTCTTCATACTATTACTATTATTTCTACCATTCCTTTTCCTAGTCTTCGCTGGGAGTGTGATGATAGCATTCACACGCCTTGGAATACCACTACCATTAGCATACTCCCTATTCTGGTTATCATTGATTGGAAGTAGTATAAACATCCCCATAAAAGAGTGGATAAGCGAAGTCGAAGAAATAAGGGAGATAAGATTTTTCGGGATAAATTATAGGATACCATACCATGGAATGAAAAAAACGGTACTCGCAGTAAACCTTGGAGGCGCTATAATACCCCTCACAATAGTAGCATATGAACTTCTACGTTTATCAGGTAATCCACACCTCCTCTCTAATTCTATACTCGGGATAATAATAGTGACTGTAGTATGTAAAATATTCGCCCGGCCCATAAAAGGGCTTGGGATAGCTATTCCCGCCTTCATACCCCCAATCACAGCGGCGATAACAGCACTAATCATCGGTGGAGAGAATCCGGTTGTGGTCGCATACATCTCAGGGACCATGGGGGCCCTGATAGGAGCCGACATCCTAAACCTCCACAGGATAAAAGATCTAGGCGCTCCAATAGCAAGTATAGGAGGGGCTGGAACCTTTGATGGGATATTCCTTTCAGGAATAATAGCTGTCCTACTAATATGA
- a CDS encoding prenyltransferase/squalene oxidase repeat-containing protein — protein sequence MPTFEDKILDFIRNRSHEDGGYTLYEGLPDSKNTYYAIKSLQLLGEEPENLEKTLKWVEEVHRRGSFTAQGLFYRCSILKEYNKDYEIPEKFIKRLEETYQRSQFEITYYIDSVLRMHNIILDDIVDWIISQQNHDGGFGKYGSDIINTQYALEILKAHKYKPNKKDIKNYLKYCEDNGLWSFTPISYPPYIETVYAGFRISEILNLKFKNKDNILKFVLSLQNSDGGFRRSSYLGISELEYTYKALYIIKSSSL from the coding sequence GTGCCAACTTTCGAGGATAAAATCTTGGATTTTATAAGGAATAGAAGTCACGAAGACGGAGGATATACTTTATATGAGGGTCTCCCTGATTCAAAGAATACATACTATGCCATTAAGAGTTTACAGTTACTCGGCGAGGAACCAGAGAATCTCGAAAAGACCCTTAAATGGGTTGAAGAAGTCCATAGAAGGGGGTCATTCACTGCCCAAGGATTATTCTACAGGTGTAGTATACTCAAAGAATATAATAAAGATTATGAGATACCTGAAAAATTTATCAAGAGATTAGAGGAAACTTATCAGAGATCTCAATTCGAGATAACATATTATATAGATTCAGTGCTTAGAATGCATAATATAATATTAGATGATATCGTGGATTGGATCATATCACAACAAAACCATGATGGGGGCTTCGGAAAATATGGATCTGATATAATAAACACGCAATATGCTCTTGAAATCTTAAAAGCCCACAAATACAAACCCAATAAAAAAGATATAAAAAATTATCTTAAATATTGTGAGGATAATGGATTATGGTCCTTCACACCCATCTCCTATCCACCATATATAGAAACAGTATATGCAGGTTTTAGGATAAGCGAAATACTAAACCTTAAATTTAAAAACAAAGATAATATTTTAAAGTTTGTATTATCATTACAAAACAGTGACGGCGGATTCAGGAGATCATCATACCTTGGCATATCCGAATTAGAATACACCTACAAGGCCCTTTATATTATAAAATCTTCAAGCTTGTAG